The following proteins are co-located in the Vigna angularis cultivar LongXiaoDou No.4 chromosome 2, ASM1680809v1, whole genome shotgun sequence genome:
- the LOC108328817 gene encoding uncharacterized protein LOC108328817 yields MEAAYRKGTRGSFKGKLVPFYRNNAPKPSSTMQYKATDIKPNHYSSPPPTLGFVVPQDYSTTKRDPKVRIKVADSWSNLEELYGFPGDESVDKKAEIYIAMVQKRLMLERLNA; encoded by the coding sequence ATGGAGGCTGCATACAGAAAGGGTACCAGAGGGTCCTTTAAAGGAAAATTGGTGCCTTTCTACAGAAACAATGCGCCAAAACCTTCCTCAACCATGCAATACAAAGCCACAGATATTAAGCCAAATCACTATTCTTCTCCTCCTCCCACTCTAGGGTTCGTGGTGCCTCAGGACTATTCCACCACAAAGAGAGATCCAAAGGTTCGCATTAAGGTAGCAGATAGTTGGAGCAATTTGGAAGAGTTATACGGTTTTCCTGGAGATGAAAGTGTCGACAAAAAGGCTGAAATATACATCGCTATGGTTCAAAAACGTTTAATGCTTGAGCGATTGAACGCATAA